From Paraburkholderia sabiae, a single genomic window includes:
- a CDS encoding ESPR-type extended signal peptide-containing protein, producing the protein MNKTYKSVWNEASGTYVAAAENTRAHGKKSSRCALNIASAALASAVTFGSYGAAWAADPALTPKPTSSAANLAAPAPKSDWFCFLIFCGGADGGGGSTTNITYNGVNAQDAYAYTYDRNNLKYFHVASNLGDSSASGGDAIAIGGGAQANGVSGDGATYGSEGSNTGNGPVAIGGAALAKGAANVAMGVNAKADGLYHAVAVGGDAQAADIYTVAIGGHALASAQTSTAIGSHAAALAGGSVALGESSVATRSNTVSVGRQGAERQIVNVAAGSAGTDAVNVNQLNAALAGVNGGGGGGGGGGGNGGNNVVLPTDLKYFHAKSALADASAAGQETVAIGGNATALANGSVALGSNSIADRANTVSVGNDLTNRQITHLAAGTSDNDAVNVAQLNTTVQNALTGGVLPNAVVYDSASHAALTLGGVGAAHPVQLMNVAAGAITQNSTDAINGSQMFQLAQATQQGFNDIGSGVSALAQSTAAALGGNASASTADGSITSPSYTIGGQTYHNVGQALDALAAGGGNGGGSANSVNYDTAAHNSVTLGGTLANAPVALTNVASGAISASSTDAINGKQMFATTNSIAGAIGAGVSVNQDGTLTAPTYVISGVTYNDMGSAINAIGAVGKDVQVTAKYVKVTSTASQALSNGVETTAIGGAAYASGDRAVAIGSGARAQFDDSVAIGSNAQVYDPNTVSVGRKGGEKRVTNVADGINSTDAATVGQLTALQKSLSVQSQPALRSALLTDTSALDYIKVSPNVMAGSPTQVSNDLNAMAIGPSANASGANAVAVGAGSGAARAGSTAVGSRAAALAINSTVVGQSASTGFNAQNGVSIGYMADAEGVNSMGFGSYSIAGGAGSVALGYNALVLNSASNAMAFGTGATAAAANSIALGTNSVADRANTISVGSATTQRQIAYVAAGTANTDAVNVSQLKGVTTALGGGASVGADGSVAHPSYVIGGTTYNDVGTALTAAAGASSPDAVRYDTSAHNKVTLGGTSATSTVKLTNVAAGSANTDAVNVKQLKDLGASLDTNGNVTSAFVAYDDASNASVSLKGTGGTKIKNVAAGNLSASSLEAVNGSQLYQTNQNVANVIAGLNNANSTLDNINGGGGIKYFHANSSLNDSQAGAESVAIGGNAQATTSNAVAIGSNSRVTANSAVALGAGSLADRANSLSVGASGAERQITNVAAGTQNTDAVNLKQLKDLGASFDNNGNVSGAFVAYDDASNASVSLKGANGTKIRNVAAGTANSDAVNLKQLKDLGASFDNNGNVTSAFVAYDDASKGTVTLKGTSGTKIANVAAGALNAASKEAVNGSQLYQTNQNVANVAGNVLNVTNTINNIALGGGIKYFHATSELDDSSASGSDSIAIGGAAQAAEANAIALGANARASASNAIALGSGSVADRVNTVSVGASGAERQIVNVAAGTSNTDAVNVSQLKGVTSTLGGGAAIGSDGSVTKPSYVIGGLTYNDVGAAIDAASRVGPNITDAVKYDSSAHNKVTLGGVGSASAVKLSNVAAGQSDNDAVNLRQLKDLGASFDTNGNATGAFVAYDDAQKRTVTLKGAGGTKITNVLAGALNANSTDAVNGSQLYQTNQDVVNLSGSLNNMGDTLNNLNDGGGLKYFHANSALADSQAGGTNSVAIGGNAQATMDDSIAIGSNARSTASNAVALGTGSLADRANTVSVGSGGAERQITNVAAGTQNTDAVNLKQLKDLGASFDNNGNVSGAFVAYDNAAKNKVTFGGAGATSAVKLSNVAAGSANTDAVNLKQLKDLGASFDNNGNVTGAFVAYDDASKGTVTLKGASGTKITNVLAGALNANSSDAVNGSQLYQTNQNVANVAGNVANLAGNVNNMSDTLNNLAGGSGLKYFHATSDLADSQAGGANSVAIGGNAQATMDNSIAIGSNARSTATNAVALGTGSLADRANSVSVGAGGAERQITNVAAGTQNTDAVNLKQLKDLGASFDNNGNVSSAFVAYDSAAKNKVTFGGAGATSAVKLSNVAAGSANTDAVNLKQLKDLGASFDNNGNVTGAFVAYDDASKGTVTLKGASGTKIVNVAAGALNANSTDAVNGSQLYQTNQNVANVAGNVLNVTNTINNIALGGGIKYFHANSALDDSSAAASDSIAIGGEAQASDTGAVAIGAHAQAAQAGSIALGNNAQASAANSVALGAGSSTNANLIASAYQPGTSTLEGTAPVGEVSVGSAGNERRVTNVAAGAAATDAVNVSQLKSAVDASSSGVLASAVLYDNATQRNIVTLGGTTATSPVALKNVAAGSIAANSRDAVNGSQLFNVANSTAAALGGGAAPGSDGTIGAPTYVVGGTSYNDVGNALSAMDKSVVGLTGYTKYIKVSVKDPADDPEAHALGDFSIAIGSASAAQANLALAFGTGARAAGEEAVAIGYGAYARSAKSVALGSGSYTNDENVVSVGAIDLKRRITNVADGVDANDAVTVEQLNAMQDKLARSSNAPRSTLLGAANALDYIAISSNVAAGSAAQASDDPNAMAIGAGSSAAGTNSFAVGAMSAANGSKTTAVGAGAAAARDSTTAVGQSAAALAIGSTVIGASASTGFGATNGVSLGFMADAEGAGSLSFGAKSIANGGNSIALGAEAATTTSASNAVALGAASIASRANTISVGSDTLQRQIVNVAAGTSNTDAVNVSQLKGVTNALGGGADIASDGSVKKPVYTIGGKTYSDVGNALAAAAASGSALPDAVSYDTSAHDKLTLGGTSATSPVKLTNVAQGLLTSGSTDAVNGAQLYNTASTVAGALGNGASVGADGKVKAPTYAIGGSTYSSVGGALAAVDSALATGGNPNGLVYDSSARNKVTLGGASASTPVTLTNVADAKADSDAVNLKQLKAAGISVDPSTGLVTNAFVGYDNASKSSVTFNMGGSPTQLKNVADATDALDAVNLRQMQSYMSSQITNFAPAAITPAAVVHDLPVGTATGADAIAIGNGSSASGDAAIAIGARTSTAGDQSVALGVAASAPAGNAVALGANSVADRDNSVSVGAAGSERQITNVAAGTAATDAVNVGQMNSAIGGVYKSMQDMDRDNRRGIASASALNIVTPYLPGRTTLNAGVAGYRGTAALGVGVSRWNEKGTVNYNLGVSSAGGNSTIVRAGVGIVFGN; encoded by the coding sequence ATGAATAAAACCTATAAGTCTGTGTGGAACGAGGCGTCAGGCACCTATGTCGCCGCAGCGGAAAACACGCGCGCGCATGGCAAGAAATCGAGCCGCTGCGCGCTCAACATTGCATCGGCGGCGCTGGCGTCGGCCGTCACGTTCGGGTCATACGGCGCGGCGTGGGCAGCCGATCCCGCGCTGACGCCGAAGCCGACTTCGAGCGCCGCGAATCTCGCGGCGCCCGCACCGAAGAGCGACTGGTTCTGCTTTCTGATCTTTTGCGGCGGCGCCGACGGCGGAGGCGGAAGTACGACGAACATCACGTACAACGGCGTCAACGCGCAGGATGCGTACGCGTACACCTACGACCGCAACAACCTGAAGTACTTCCACGTCGCGTCGAATCTCGGCGACTCGTCGGCGAGCGGCGGCGACGCCATCGCAATCGGCGGCGGCGCGCAAGCCAATGGCGTCAGCGGCGACGGCGCCACGTATGGCTCGGAAGGCTCCAACACCGGTAACGGTCCTGTTGCGATCGGCGGCGCAGCGCTCGCGAAAGGCGCGGCCAACGTCGCGATGGGCGTGAACGCGAAGGCCGATGGTCTCTATCATGCCGTCGCCGTGGGCGGCGACGCGCAGGCTGCGGATATCTACACCGTCGCCATCGGTGGACACGCGCTCGCGTCCGCGCAGACATCGACCGCGATCGGCTCGCATGCGGCCGCGCTCGCGGGCGGCTCGGTTGCGCTCGGCGAAAGCTCGGTCGCGACGCGCAGCAACACGGTGTCCGTGGGCCGGCAAGGCGCCGAGCGGCAGATCGTCAACGTCGCGGCGGGTTCGGCGGGGACGGACGCCGTCAACGTGAACCAGCTGAATGCAGCGCTTGCGGGCGTCAACGGCGGCGGTGGTGGTGGCGGAGGAGGCGGAGGCAATGGCGGCAACAACGTCGTGCTGCCGACAGACCTCAAATATTTCCACGCGAAGTCCGCTCTCGCCGATGCCTCGGCAGCGGGTCAGGAAACGGTTGCGATCGGCGGCAATGCGACGGCGCTCGCCAACGGCTCGGTCGCGCTCGGCTCCAATTCGATCGCCGATCGCGCGAACACGGTTTCCGTGGGCAACGATCTGACCAACCGGCAGATCACGCATCTGGCGGCGGGCACGTCGGACAACGACGCCGTCAACGTCGCGCAGTTGAACACGACGGTGCAGAACGCGCTGACGGGCGGCGTGCTGCCGAATGCCGTCGTCTACGACTCGGCGTCGCATGCTGCGCTGACCTTGGGCGGCGTCGGCGCGGCGCATCCCGTGCAGCTGATGAACGTCGCTGCCGGCGCGATCACGCAAAACAGCACCGACGCGATCAACGGCTCGCAGATGTTTCAGCTCGCCCAAGCGACACAGCAAGGTTTCAACGACATCGGCAGCGGCGTGAGTGCGCTGGCTCAGAGCACGGCGGCGGCGCTCGGCGGCAATGCGAGCGCCAGTACCGCCGATGGCTCGATCACGTCGCCGAGCTACACGATCGGCGGCCAGACTTATCACAACGTCGGGCAGGCGCTCGACGCACTCGCGGCGGGCGGCGGCAACGGCGGCGGCTCCGCGAACAGCGTGAATTACGACACGGCTGCGCACAACAGCGTGACGCTCGGCGGCACGCTCGCGAACGCGCCCGTTGCACTGACGAACGTCGCGAGCGGCGCGATCAGCGCGAGCAGCACCGACGCGATCAACGGCAAGCAGATGTTCGCGACGACGAACAGCATCGCGGGCGCGATCGGCGCGGGTGTTTCCGTCAACCAGGACGGCACGCTCACCGCGCCTACCTATGTGATCTCGGGCGTCACCTACAACGACATGGGCAGCGCGATCAACGCGATCGGCGCAGTCGGCAAGGACGTGCAGGTCACGGCGAAGTACGTGAAGGTGACGTCGACGGCTTCGCAGGCGCTGTCCAACGGCGTCGAAACGACGGCTATCGGCGGCGCGGCGTATGCGTCGGGCGATCGTGCCGTCGCAATCGGCTCGGGTGCGCGCGCGCAGTTCGACGACTCGGTGGCAATCGGCTCGAATGCGCAGGTGTATGACCCCAACACCGTGTCCGTCGGACGCAAGGGCGGCGAGAAGCGCGTCACCAACGTCGCAGACGGCATCAACTCAACGGACGCCGCGACAGTCGGTCAGTTGACCGCGCTGCAGAAGTCGCTGTCGGTGCAGTCGCAGCCCGCGCTGCGCTCGGCGCTGCTCACCGATACCTCGGCGCTCGACTACATCAAGGTCAGCCCGAACGTGATGGCAGGCTCGCCGACCCAGGTATCGAACGATCTGAACGCGATGGCGATCGGTCCTTCGGCGAATGCGTCGGGCGCGAATGCCGTCGCAGTGGGCGCAGGCTCGGGCGCCGCGCGCGCAGGATCGACGGCTGTCGGTTCGCGCGCCGCCGCGCTTGCGATCAACTCGACCGTGGTCGGCCAGAGCGCGTCGACGGGTTTCAACGCGCAGAACGGCGTGTCGATCGGCTACATGGCGGATGCGGAAGGCGTCAACTCGATGGGCTTCGGCTCGTACTCGATTGCGGGCGGTGCGGGCTCGGTGGCGCTCGGCTACAACGCGCTCGTCCTCAACTCCGCCAGCAACGCGATGGCGTTCGGCACGGGCGCAACGGCGGCAGCGGCGAACTCGATCGCACTGGGCACCAATTCGGTCGCGGATCGCGCGAACACGATCTCCGTCGGCAGCGCAACGACGCAGCGCCAGATCGCCTATGTCGCGGCGGGCACAGCGAACACCGATGCCGTCAACGTCTCGCAACTCAAGGGCGTCACAACGGCGCTCGGCGGCGGCGCGAGCGTCGGTGCGGACGGCTCGGTTGCACACCCGTCGTATGTGATCGGCGGAACAACGTATAACGACGTCGGCACGGCGCTCACGGCGGCAGCAGGCGCAAGCTCGCCCGATGCCGTCCGATACGACACGAGCGCGCACAACAAGGTGACGCTCGGCGGCACGAGCGCAACGTCGACTGTGAAGCTGACAAACGTCGCGGCAGGCAGCGCGAACACCGACGCTGTGAACGTGAAGCAGCTGAAGGATCTGGGCGCTTCGCTCGATACGAACGGCAACGTGACAAGCGCATTCGTCGCGTACGACGATGCCTCGAACGCGAGCGTTTCGCTCAAGGGCACAGGCGGCACGAAGATCAAAAACGTCGCGGCGGGCAACCTGAGCGCGTCGAGCCTCGAAGCTGTCAACGGCTCGCAGCTGTATCAGACGAACCAGAACGTCGCGAACGTGATCGCCGGTTTGAACAACGCGAACAGCACGCTCGACAACATCAACGGCGGCGGCGGCATCAAGTATTTCCACGCGAACTCGTCGCTCAACGATTCGCAGGCGGGTGCGGAATCGGTGGCGATCGGCGGCAATGCGCAGGCGACGACATCGAACGCCGTTGCAATCGGCAGCAACTCGCGCGTGACGGCGAATAGTGCCGTCGCGCTCGGCGCGGGTTCGCTCGCGGATCGCGCGAACAGCCTGTCCGTCGGCGCGAGCGGCGCGGAGCGGCAGATCACGAATGTCGCGGCGGGCACGCAGAACACGGATGCCGTCAACCTGAAGCAGTTGAAGGACCTCGGCGCTTCGTTCGACAACAACGGCAACGTGTCGGGCGCGTTCGTCGCGTATGACGATGCGTCGAACGCGAGCGTCTCGCTCAAGGGCGCAAACGGCACGAAGATCCGGAACGTCGCCGCAGGCACCGCGAACAGCGATGCCGTGAACCTCAAGCAGTTGAAAGACCTTGGCGCATCCTTCGATAACAACGGCAACGTGACGAGCGCATTCGTTGCGTACGACGATGCGTCGAAAGGCACGGTCACGCTGAAGGGCACGAGCGGCACGAAGATCGCCAATGTGGCCGCGGGCGCACTGAACGCGGCGAGCAAGGAAGCTGTCAACGGTTCGCAGCTGTACCAGACGAACCAGAACGTCGCGAACGTCGCGGGCAACGTGCTCAATGTGACGAACACGATCAACAACATCGCGCTTGGCGGCGGCATCAAGTATTTTCACGCCACCTCTGAACTCGACGATTCGAGCGCGAGCGGCAGCGATTCGATTGCGATCGGCGGCGCGGCGCAAGCGGCGGAAGCGAATGCGATCGCGCTGGGCGCGAATGCGCGCGCCAGTGCGTCGAACGCGATTGCGCTCGGCAGCGGATCGGTGGCAGATCGTGTGAATACCGTGTCCGTCGGCGCGAGCGGCGCGGAGCGTCAGATCGTCAATGTCGCGGCGGGCACGTCGAATACGGATGCCGTCAACGTGTCGCAACTCAAGGGCGTGACGAGCACGCTCGGCGGTGGCGCGGCCATCGGCAGCGACGGTTCGGTGACGAAGCCGTCGTATGTGATCGGCGGGCTCACGTACAACGATGTCGGCGCGGCTATCGACGCTGCATCGCGCGTCGGCCCCAATATCACCGACGCTGTCAAATACGACTCCAGTGCGCATAACAAGGTGACGCTGGGCGGCGTGGGTTCTGCTTCGGCCGTGAAGCTGTCGAACGTTGCGGCTGGCCAGAGCGACAACGACGCCGTAAACCTGAGGCAGCTGAAGGACCTCGGCGCATCGTTCGACACGAACGGCAACGCGACGGGCGCATTCGTCGCGTATGACGATGCGCAGAAACGCACGGTCACGCTCAAGGGCGCGGGCGGCACGAAGATCACAAACGTGCTGGCAGGCGCCCTGAACGCCAACAGCACGGATGCCGTCAACGGTTCGCAGCTGTATCAGACGAATCAGGATGTCGTGAATCTGTCCGGCTCGCTCAACAACATGGGCGACACGCTGAACAATCTGAACGACGGCGGTGGACTGAAGTACTTCCACGCGAACTCGGCGCTTGCCGATTCGCAGGCAGGCGGCACGAATTCGGTGGCGATCGGCGGCAATGCGCAGGCGACGATGGACGACTCGATCGCAATCGGCAGCAACGCGCGCTCGACGGCTTCGAACGCGGTCGCGCTCGGCACGGGTTCGCTCGCGGATCGCGCGAACACGGTGTCCGTCGGCTCGGGCGGTGCGGAACGTCAGATCACCAACGTCGCAGCCGGCACGCAAAACACCGACGCCGTGAACCTCAAGCAGCTGAAAGACCTCGGTGCGTCGTTCGACAACAACGGCAACGTGTCGGGCGCGTTCGTCGCGTACGACAACGCGGCGAAGAACAAGGTCACCTTCGGCGGCGCGGGCGCAACGTCGGCGGTGAAGCTCTCGAACGTCGCGGCAGGCAGCGCGAACACCGATGCCGTGAACCTTAAGCAGTTGAAGGACCTCGGCGCATCGTTCGACAACAACGGCAACGTGACGGGCGCGTTCGTCGCGTATGACGACGCGTCGAAGGGTACGGTCACGCTCAAGGGCGCGAGCGGCACGAAGATCACGAACGTGCTGGCAGGCGCGCTGAACGCCAACAGCTCCGACGCGGTCAACGGTTCGCAGCTGTACCAGACGAACCAGAACGTCGCGAACGTCGCGGGCAATGTGGCGAACCTCGCGGGCAACGTGAACAACATGAGCGACACGCTCAACAATCTCGCGGGCGGCAGCGGCCTCAAGTATTTCCACGCGACTTCGGATCTCGCCGACTCACAGGCAGGCGGCGCAAATTCGGTGGCGATCGGCGGCAATGCGCAGGCGACGATGGACAACTCGATCGCGATCGGCAGCAACGCGCGTTCGACGGCGACGAATGCCGTCGCGCTCGGCACGGGTTCGCTCGCGGATCGCGCGAATAGCGTGTCTGTGGGCGCGGGCGGTGCGGAGCGGCAGATCACGAATGTCGCGGCCGGCACGCAGAACACGGATGCCGTGAACCTCAAGCAGCTGAAGGACCTCGGTGCATCGTTCGACAACAACGGCAACGTGTCGAGCGCGTTTGTCGCGTATGACAGCGCGGCGAAGAACAAGGTCACGTTCGGCGGCGCGGGCGCAACGTCGGCCGTGAAGCTGTCGAATGTCGCGGCAGGCAGCGCGAACACCGATGCCGTGAACCTGAAGCAGCTGAAAGACCTCGGTGCATCGTTCGACAACAACGGCAACGTGACGGGCGCATTCGTCGCGTACGACGATGCGTCGAAGGGCACGGTCACGTTGAAGGGCGCGAGCGGCACGAAGATCGTCAATGTGGCTGCCGGCGCGTTGAACGCCAACAGCACCGACGCCGTCAACGGTTCGCAGCTGTACCAGACGAACCAGAACGTCGCGAACGTTGCTGGCAATGTGCTCAATGTGACGAATACGATCAACAACATCGCGCTTGGCGGCGGCATCAAGTATTTCCACGCCAATTCGGCACTCGACGATTCGAGCGCGGCGGCAAGCGATTCGATCGCGATCGGCGGCGAAGCGCAGGCGAGCGACACGGGTGCCGTGGCGATCGGCGCGCACGCGCAGGCGGCGCAGGCAGGCTCGATTGCGCTCGGCAACAACGCGCAGGCCAGCGCTGCGAATTCGGTGGCACTGGGCGCGGGCTCGTCGACGAACGCCAATCTGATTGCATCCGCGTATCAGCCCGGCACATCTACGCTGGAAGGCACGGCGCCCGTCGGCGAAGTGTCCGTCGGATCGGCGGGCAACGAACGGCGCGTGACGAACGTTGCAGCGGGCGCAGCCGCGACCGATGCCGTCAACGTGAGCCAGCTGAAATCGGCCGTCGATGCTTCGTCGAGCGGTGTGCTCGCGTCTGCCGTGCTGTACGACAATGCAACGCAACGCAACATCGTGACGCTGGGCGGCACGACGGCGACCTCGCCTGTCGCGTTGAAGAACGTCGCGGCAGGTTCGATCGCCGCGAACAGCCGCGATGCCGTGAACGGCTCGCAGCTCTTCAACGTCGCGAATTCGACGGCGGCGGCGCTCGGCGGCGGTGCGGCGCCCGGCAGCGACGGGACGATCGGAGCGCCGACTTACGTGGTCGGCGGAACGTCGTACAACGATGTGGGCAATGCGTTGTCGGCAATGGACAAGTCGGTGGTCGGCCTGACGGGGTATACGAAGTACATCAAGGTGTCCGTGAAGGATCCCGCCGATGACCCTGAAGCGCACGCTCTGGGCGATTTCTCGATCGCCATTGGCTCGGCCTCCGCAGCGCAAGCGAATCTTGCGCTGGCGTTCGGAACGGGCGCGCGCGCAGCCGGTGAGGAAGCCGTGGCAATCGGCTACGGTGCCTATGCGCGATCCGCGAAATCCGTTGCACTCGGTTCAGGCTCCTATACGAACGACGAGAATGTCGTGTCGGTCGGCGCGATAGACCTGAAGCGTCGTATCACCAACGTGGCCGACGGCGTCGATGCCAATGACGCCGTCACCGTGGAACAGCTCAACGCGATGCAGGACAAGCTGGCGCGTTCGAGCAATGCGCCACGTTCCACGCTGCTCGGTGCGGCGAACGCGCTGGACTACATCGCGATCAGTTCGAACGTCGCGGCGGGCAGTGCCGCGCAGGCGTCCGACGATCCCAACGCGATGGCTATCGGGGCGGGCTCGAGCGCAGCGGGCACCAACTCGTTTGCGGTCGGCGCGATGTCGGCTGCCAACGGCAGCAAGACGACGGCGGTCGGCGCGGGTGCGGCAGCAGCGCGCGACAGCACCACAGCCGTCGGCCAGAGCGCTGCTGCCCTCGCCATCGGTTCGACTGTGATCGGCGCAAGCGCATCGACTGGGTTCGGCGCGACCAATGGCGTGTCGCTCGGCTTTATGGCGGATGCGGAAGGCGCCGGGTCGTTGAGCTTCGGTGCGAAGTCGATCGCCAACGGGGGCAACTCGATTGCGCTCGGCGCGGAGGCGGCGACGACCACCTCGGCCTCGAACGCCGTCGCCCTCGGCGCAGCGTCGATCGCCTCGCGGGCAAACACGATCTCCGTCGGCAGCGACACGTTGCAGCGGCAGATCGTCAACGTCGCGGCGGGCACGTCGAACACCGACGCAGTGAATGTCTCGCAACTGAAGGGCGTCACGAATGCGCTCGGCGGCGGCGCGGACATCGCCAGCGACGGCTCGGTCAAGAAGCCGGTCTACACGATCGGCGGGAAGACGTACTCCGACGTCGGCAACGCGCTCGCGGCGGCCGCGGCATCCGGTTCCGCTTTGCCCGATGCCGTTTCCTACGACACGTCCGCGCACGACAAGCTCACGTTGGGCGGCACGAGCGCAACCTCGCCAGTCAAACTGACGAACGTCGCGCAAGGCCTGCTCACGTCGGGCAGCACGGACGCAGTGAACGGCGCGCAGCTGTACAACACGGCCAGCACGGTCGCGGGCGCGCTCGGCAACGGCGCGTCGGTCGGTGCGGACGGCAAGGTCAAGGCGCCCACTTACGCGATCGGCGGATCGACGTACAGCAGCGTCGGCGGTGCACTTGCCGCCGTCGATTCCGCGCTCGCTACAGGCGGCAATCCGAACGGGCTCGTGTACGACTCGTCGGCGCGCAACAAGGTCACGCTCGGCGGCGCGAGCGCGAGCACGCCCGTCACGCTGACGAACGTCGCCGACGCGAAAGCGGACAGCGACGCCGTCAACCTGAAGCAGCTGAAGGCGGCGGGCATTTCCGTCGATCCGTCGACGGGTCTCGTGACCAACGCCTTTGTCGGTTACGACAACGCGTCGAAGTCGAGCGTCACGTTCAACATGGGCGGTTCGCCGACGCAGCTGAAGAACGTCGCCGATGCCACCGACGCGCTCGATGCCGTGAACCTGCGGCAAATGCAGAGCTATATGTCGTCGCAGATCACGAACTTCGCGCCGGCGGCGATCACGCCTGCGGCTGTCGTTCACGATCTGCCCGTGGGTACGGCGACGGGCGCGGACGCCATCGCGATCGGCAACGGCTCGAGCGCGTCCGGCGACGCGGCGATCGCAATCGGCGCTCGCACGTCGACGGCGGGCGATCAGTCGGTCGCGCTCGGCGTGGCGGCATCGGCGCCGGCGGGGAACGCTGTCGCGCTCGGTGCGAACTCGGTGGCCGATCGCGACAACAGCGTGTCGGTGGGCGCTGCGGGAAGCGAGCGGCAGATCACCAACGTCGCGGCAGGCACGGCGGCGACCGACGCGGTCAACGTCGGTCAGATGAACAGCGCGATCGGCGGCGTCTACAAGAGCATGCAGGACATGGACCGCGACAACCGCCGCGGCATCGCGTCCGCATCGGCGCTGAACATCGTCACGCCATATCTGCCCGGACGCACGACGCTCAACGCGGGCGTAGCCGGCTATCGCGGCACGGCGGCGCTCGGCGTGGGTGTTTCGCGCTGGAACGAGAAGGGCACGGTGAACTACAACCTCGGCGTGTCGAGTGCGGGCGGCAACAGCACGATCGTCCGCGCGGGCGTCGGCATCGTGTTCGGCAACTGA
- a CDS encoding Flp family type IVb pilin: protein MKISIKRLRKQAGQGMTEYIIIVALIAVSAIAVYASFGKTIREQTAGLTHEMSGTDSTSDINDARAAATDGKSQADKNKGMGAYGSDGSLTTGNK, encoded by the coding sequence ATGAAAATCTCTATTAAGCGTCTTCGCAAACAGGCCGGTCAGGGCATGACCGAATACATCATCATCGTGGCGCTGATCGCGGTTTCGGCGATTGCCGTGTATGCGTCGTTCGGCAAGACGATCCGCGAGCAGACGGCCGGTCTCACGCACGAAATGTCGGGCACGGATAGCACGTCCGATATCAACGACGCACGCGCCGCAGCCACGGACGGCAAGAGCCAGGCCGACAAGAACAAGGGCATGGGCGCGTACGGCAGCGACGGCAGCCTGACGACGGGCAACAAGTAA
- a CDS encoding pilus assembly protein TadG-related protein: protein MKRTARRRPDNRKSMHAGQALVPVLLFLLIGGIGLYVAFGSFQMTSAKIKLQNTADAAAYSAAVLQARDYNFSAYTNRAMVANQVSAAQVVALKSWIDELDNTYMGNPDTEQLVTTFADHPALWRTPNQRGRADIAPVRATLDALLPAVAKGIGGITRALSDAQTNYHAAIFAAVPDVANDVAQRNQPDTHVTSGYFTSPRNAAQLATWQTYTRVVTPAGNLDADHFADVVTDPTTLDNFVKARVSSRSVAPNYQQLDDSSARCPGGGRIAIRVAHVGGTQLRSDKKGWQSMDASTAHITITCVDTFDAIAGHGGSTNGDVDSYMTHPPFVAWSDWKGYGGYMNFGDPDSTQPGMNVPAAMAEQFTLGPGASLDTANGGLLPYQDIVLAPLASEAPRITIEVERDAGRLVKAPGLGGAGRMRVDNGSASGAMRTLASAHAYFVRPSADSLGDRLAGALLDAGAWQRDDGKTEYPSTFSPYWQASLAPVRAEERAAAQAAQLPSDAARATTP, encoded by the coding sequence ATGAAACGCACGGCCCGTCGGCGACCGGATAACCGAAAGAGCATGCATGCCGGCCAGGCACTCGTGCCGGTGCTGCTGTTCCTGCTGATCGGCGGGATCGGTCTGTATGTCGCCTTCGGGTCGTTCCAGATGACGAGCGCAAAGATCAAGCTGCAAAACACGGCCGACGCCGCTGCGTACAGCGCGGCCGTGCTGCAGGCACGCGACTACAACTTCTCCGCCTACACGAATCGCGCGATGGTCGCCAATCAGGTGAGCGCCGCGCAGGTGGTCGCGTTGAAGTCGTGGATCGACGAACTCGACAACACGTATATGGGCAATCCCGACACCGAGCAACTCGTGACGACCTTCGCCGATCATCCGGCGCTGTGGCGCACGCCGAACCAACGCGGGCGCGCCGACATCGCGCCCGTGCGCGCGACGCTCGATGCACTGCTGCCCGCCGTCGCGAAAGGCATCGGCGGCATTACGCGCGCGCTCAGCGACGCGCAGACCAACTATCACGCCGCGATTTTCGCGGCCGTGCCCGATGTCGCGAACGACGTCGCGCAACGCAATCAGCCTGACACGCACGTCACGTCCGGTTACTTCACGAGCCCACGCAACGCCGCACAGCTGGCGACGTGGCAGACGTATACGCGCGTCGTTACGCCCGCAGGCAATCTCGACGCCGATCATTTCGCCGACGTCGTCACCGATCCGACGACGCTCGACAACTTCGTGAAAGCGCGTGTGTCGTCGCGCAGCGTCGCGCCGAACTATCAGCAGCTCGACGATTCGAGCGCGCGCTGTCCTGGCGGCGGACGCATCGCGATTCGCGTCGCGCATGTCGGCGGCACGCAATTGCGCAGCGACAAGAAGGGCTGGCAGTCGATGGACGCGAGCACTGCGCACATCACGATCACCTGCGTCGATACGTTCGACGCCATCGCGGGCCACGGCGGCAGCACGAACGGCGACGTGGACAGCTACATGACGCATCCGCCGTTCGTCGCGTGGAGCGACTGGAAGGGCTACGGCGGCTATATGAACTTCGGCGATCCGGACAGCACGCAACCGGGCATGAACGTTCCCGCTGCAATGGCCGAGCAGTTCACGCTAGGCCCGGGCGCTTCGCTCGATACAGCTAATGGCGGCCTGCTGCCGTATCAGGACATCGTGCTCGCGCCGCTCGCAAGCGAAGCGCCGCGTATCACGATCGAAGTGGAGCGTGACGCGGGCAGGCTCGTGAAGGCCCCGGGTCTTGGCGGCGCGGGTCGCATGCGTGTCGACAACGGCAGCGCGAGTGGCGCGATGCGCACGCTGGCGAGCGCGCATGCGTACTTCGTGCGTCCGTCGGCGGACTCGCTGGGCGACAGGCTCGCAGGCGCGTTGCTCGATGCGGGCGCGTGGCAGCGCGACGATGGCAAGACCGAGTACCCGAGCACGTTCAGCCCTTACTGGCAGGCATCGCTTGCGCCCGTCCGCGCGGAGGAGCGCGCCGCTGCGCAGGCCGCGCAGCTTCCATCGGACGCGGCACGCGCGACAACGCCATGA